One window of Chamaesiphon minutus PCC 6605 genomic DNA carries:
- a CDS encoding DUF2294 domain-containing protein: protein MVNAELTVGQLERKLSQKLQALYKEKLGHRPSQITCKLFDQKVVIIIEDSITPTEQLLLATGDNRLAEQVRSNLDEAIAPYIRETIEQILEAKVEDLLIDATIETGRMAIVTVLADNPIARKIEATPKGKKLPKASAIPFS, encoded by the coding sequence ATGGTGAATGCAGAACTAACTGTCGGACAACTAGAAAGAAAACTATCCCAAAAGCTCCAAGCCCTTTATAAGGAAAAACTCGGACACCGACCCAGTCAAATTACTTGCAAACTATTCGACCAAAAAGTTGTAATTATAATTGAGGATTCGATTACCCCTACCGAACAATTATTGCTAGCAACTGGCGACAACCGACTTGCCGAACAAGTCCGATCGAATTTAGATGAAGCGATCGCTCCTTACATCCGCGAGACGATCGAACAAATTTTGGAGGCAAAAGTGGAAGATTTGCTCATTGATGCCACCATTGAAACGGGGAGAATGGCAATTGTGACAGTTTTGGCAGACAATCCGATCGCCAGAAAAATCGAGGCGACCCCCAAGGGCAAAAAGTTACCTAAAGCTTCGGCGATACCATTTTCTTAA